In Deltaproteobacteria bacterium, the DNA window AAATTTCCCTTATTTCGAACTATTTTTGGGGCGTTGGACTTCCCATAGCCGATCGGTTTGATCTGGCGGGATAATCTCATTCCCCCCCCAATTGGATCTGTTTCGCCTTCCTTTCTAAAATATCGCTTGACAGGATTTTTGACTTAAAGTAGAAAAATTAACTATAACATTATTTTTTCTTAATAATGAAATGATACGCACTGCTCCGGTTTTTTAGGCGGCTGTGATTGCTTTAAGATGTGATGAGGTGGTGGATATGGCGATTGTCAGGAAAAATTATCAAAAAATTCGGTATGAAATAAAGAAGAATGATATTTTAGAGAACGCCGCAAAAATGTTTTTAAAGAAAGGATTTGAAAAAGCGGCCTTGGAAGATATCGCCCATGAGCTGAAAATGACCAAAGGCAGCCTTTATTACTATATCAAAAGCAAGGAAGATATGCTTTTCCAGTGCATTATGAAAGCCAACAAAATGGCAAATGATGTGCTGGAAGGAGTAGAAAAAATGGACCTGCCGCCGGCCGAAAAACTGCGGCAAGCTATTTTGGGTCACACTAAAGTGCTTACGACAGATTTTGTCGTCGGGGTCCTGAGGCAGCAAGAACTGCTTCTTCCAACGCATATGCGGGATACCGTAATTCATGAACGGGATCGCTTCGAAAAGAAATTTTTAGCGATTGTGAAAGAAGGAATCCGCAAAGAAACCTTTCAAAAGGAGGACTGGAAAATGAGGGCCTATGCGATTTTGGGGGCTCTGAACTGGATTCCGAGGTGGTATACGCCGGATGGAAAACTTTCGCCGGAAGAAATCGGCGAAGCTATGGCTAACTATTTGATCCGTGGCCTTTTAAATCCAGAGATGAAAGATGAAGAGTCGTGACAGGTCAAAAATTGAGAATTATTTCAAATTTAAACTAAAAATTTTCCAACCCGAAAAACCATTCTGAGAAATCTTTCTTTTTAAAAAACCCCCCGTTCATTTTTTCCCTATTCTTCTAACTTCAAAAGATCTCTCCCCGTGATTGAACTGAAATGTCATTGGCCGTTCAAAATCATCCATTAACTAACTAATTGAAAAAATTATTAAAAAAATTTTAAAAAAAATCTTGACAATTTTTTTGACTTCAAGTATAAAAATTAACCATCAAATAAATATTTGATCATGTGGTCATAAACTAACCGTTAATATAAATATTGGAAATTGATGATCCTGGATACGAAAACGATCTCTGCCTCTGCAGAAAGGGTAAAATTTGAGGGAGGCCATGATGAAGGATAGACGTGTGGCAGTAGTAATGGGGGCGGGGGGCGGCATTGCGAGTGCAATCGGTCGCGCTCTGGCCAAATCGAATATCAAAGTAGTGGGCGTGGATATTGATGAGAATCGTCTTGAGCGGTTCAGGGAAATCGCCGGCAGTTATACTTATAAGCCAATGATTATAACCGGGGATATCACCCGCAAGAATGAGGTGGAGCGAATCAAGGATGAGGTCGAAAAGGAATTCGGGCGGGTTGACATTCTGGTCAATTCCCAGGGTGCTCTCCAGAATGAATTGCTTCGTAAATTGACAGAGGAAGGATGGCGGAAGACGTTATCCGTCCATTTGGAAGGGACGCTTAATTCGATGCTGACGTTTAGTCCCCTGATGCTGGAAGCCAAATACGGCCGAATCGTAAATATGAGTTCCATAGCAGTTCAAGGGTCTATTGCCGGAGCCAGCTATGGGGCCGCTAAAGGGGCCATCGAAGGCTTATCCAGAACTGCCGCTTTGGAATGGGCCAAATATGGGATTACAGTCAATTGTGTTGCCCCGGGGCTGATTAACGCCGGACTTTTCTT includes these proteins:
- a CDS encoding TetR/AcrR family transcriptional regulator; amino-acid sequence: MIALRCDEVVDMAIVRKNYQKIRYEIKKNDILENAAKMFLKKGFEKAALEDIAHELKMTKGSLYYYIKSKEDMLFQCIMKANKMANDVLEGVEKMDLPPAEKLRQAILGHTKVLTTDFVVGVLRQQELLLPTHMRDTVIHERDRFEKKFLAIVKEGIRKETFQKEDWKMRAYAILGALNWIPRWYTPDGKLSPEEIGEAMANYLIRGLLNPEMKDEES
- a CDS encoding SDR family oxidoreductase; amino-acid sequence: MMKDRRVAVVMGAGGGIASAIGRALAKSNIKVVGVDIDENRLERFREIAGSYTYKPMIITGDITRKNEVERIKDEVEKEFGRVDILVNSQGALQNELLRKLTEEGWRKTLSVHLEGTLNSMLTFSPLMLEAKYGRIVNMSSIAVQGSIAGASYGAAKGAIEGLSRTAALEWAKYGITVNCVAPGLINAGLFLTTPEHFQKIGIEHVPMKRAGEPEEVAYCVRFLCSEEASFITGQTIYVCGGMSFYHGI